Proteins from a single region of Effusibacillus lacus:
- a CDS encoding thioredoxin domain-containing protein: protein MLVISLLTVATIITFLYLKPNQMEKIESTKNLDTVSYENLPFLGSQDAPVKIVEFADFKCPGCKAWSQKYLPKMKKDYIDTGKVQLFFVNYPIINESDTAALVGKSIYKQSNSAFWKYYEMVYKNQKSETENWATPTFLFNLVERENLGINLEKLKTNVEQKTYASDVQEDINLAKKAGVHSTPTIFIQGKEVAPFDYTKIQQRIDQEFSRQR, encoded by the coding sequence GTGTTGGTGATTTCTCTTCTTACCGTTGCTACCATCATAACATTTCTGTATCTAAAACCTAATCAAATGGAAAAGATAGAATCAACTAAAAATCTGGATACAGTGTCATATGAGAACCTCCCTTTTCTCGGAAGTCAAGATGCCCCGGTGAAAATTGTAGAATTTGCCGATTTTAAATGTCCAGGTTGTAAAGCCTGGTCACAAAAGTATCTTCCTAAAATGAAAAAAGATTACATCGATACTGGGAAAGTACAATTGTTCTTTGTGAATTACCCCATTATTAACGAATCTGATACCGCTGCTTTGGTAGGAAAGTCCATATATAAACAAAGTAATAGTGCCTTTTGGAAATACTATGAAATGGTATATAAGAATCAAAAGAGCGAAACAGAAAACTGGGCAACACCAACATTTCTTTTTAACTTGGTAGAGAGAGAGAACCTAGGTATCAATCTTGAAAAGCTAAAAACGAATGTTGAACAGAAAACGTATGCGAGTGACGTGCAGGAAGATATAAACTTGGCAAAAAAAGCCGGAGTTCACTCAACACCGACAATCTTTATACAAGGTAAAGAAGTGGCACCATTTGATTACACAAAAATTCAACA